In one Streptomyces sp. T12 genomic region, the following are encoded:
- a CDS encoding helix-turn-helix domain-containing protein encodes MTVSADGLPETAAPGDPAPPPGLVVVGHFDQPPGYGIDRPRGADSWLFTWTTGGRGRLRHGSTEARAGAGDLVVLAPGVPHGYGVEPGARHWEFWWVHCQARSSWQSWLRPYDTGEGMYVVTPTPDAVHGRVEAAFRRMLADARWTGTGAPPASAPASAPGEGPVAVAHGTAARELALCALEEVVLLTAGTARTPPSHPGVDERVRRAEALIAADPGAPHTVRSLAEHVALSPSRFAHLFTRQLGQSPMRALREARLRHAARLLETTGLSVERVAAASGFASPFHFNRVFRERYGVPPGAYRASGPMVGA; translated from the coding sequence ATGACCGTGAGCGCTGACGGATTGCCCGAGACTGCTGCACCCGGCGATCCCGCCCCGCCGCCTGGCCTGGTGGTGGTCGGGCACTTCGACCAGCCGCCGGGGTACGGCATCGACCGGCCGCGCGGCGCGGACAGCTGGCTGTTCACCTGGACCACCGGCGGGCGGGGCCGGCTGCGCCACGGAAGCACCGAGGCGCGGGCCGGGGCGGGGGATCTGGTGGTGCTCGCGCCGGGCGTCCCGCACGGCTACGGGGTCGAACCCGGCGCACGGCACTGGGAGTTCTGGTGGGTGCACTGCCAGGCCCGCTCCTCCTGGCAGTCCTGGCTGCGCCCGTACGACACCGGCGAGGGGATGTACGTCGTCACGCCGACGCCGGACGCGGTGCACGGCCGTGTCGAGGCGGCCTTTCGCCGGATGCTCGCCGACGCCCGCTGGACGGGGACGGGCGCGCCGCCCGCCTCGGCGCCCGCGTCGGCGCCGGGGGAGGGGCCGGTCGCGGTGGCGCACGGCACCGCGGCCCGCGAACTCGCCCTGTGCGCACTGGAAGAGGTCGTCCTGCTCACCGCCGGCACCGCGCGGACGCCCCCGTCCCACCCCGGCGTCGACGAGCGGGTACGCCGGGCCGAGGCGCTGATCGCCGCCGATCCGGGCGCCCCGCACACGGTGCGCTCGCTCGCCGAGCACGTCGCGCTCTCGCCCTCCCGGTTCGCCCACCTCTTCACCCGGCAGCTCGGGCAGTCACCGATGCGCGCGCTGCGCGAGGCACGTCTGCGGCACGCCGCCCGGCTGCTGGAGACCACCGGCCTGTCCGTGGAACGCGTGGCAGCCGCCTCCGGGTTCGCCAGCCCGTTTCACTTCAACCGGGTGTTCCGCGAACGGTACGGGGTGCCGCCCGGCGCGTACCGGGCGAGTGGCCCAATGGTTGGCGCATGA